The genomic segment AAATACCGAAATTGTACTTCGGATCCATCTCAATACGGGCATAAGCCTCATGCATATTGTTCACAATCTTCTCTTTTTCGAGGAATATCACAAGGTATTCCGAGATGAAAAGCACCGCTTTCTCCTTCATGGTCTGAGGAATCCAGACGCAACCATTCTCGGCAACACCCACTTCACCACGAACAATACCCACATCAGTACCATTCAGGTCATTAGCCTCAGCCACCGTATCAGGATTCTTCTGGGCAATCGTGATTTCTGGCAGATGAGAGGCAAAGACCTTGGCTTCCGGATAAGCCTTCTTCACCAGCTCATCCAGACTCTCACCCTCCTTCGCCTCTATCACATGGCCACCTACCGATTCCGTCATCTCAATAAACTGTTTCAGCGTATCCTCATACTGGATACCCTTCACATCTACGGCAGGCATATCGAATTGAACGTGCGTATTCTTACGCAACTTGTTCAGGAAATCTTCTTTCTTCATTTTACTTTCCCCTCCTTCCATAATTGATGAAAACTCTTCTTTGCAAACTCAGGCATGGCGTGACCGATGCCCCAGGCATTCCAATTGCTGAAGTGCGTACAGCATTCAGGAATCAGGTTGGCGAGTGGCGCAAACTTCAGGGCTGTGGTGTAGAGCGCAGGACGGTCGAAGAGATACTCCATACCATTCGACATCGCCTTCTTCACAGGATCTGCCTTGCCCAACTTCTCCAGACTCTGGCGCCATACGTAAATCTGCGAACCCGGTCCTACCTTGGAAGGACAGACATTGTCGCAAGACAAGCACAAGGTGCAGGCAGAAACATTGTCGCTGTACTTCTGAGGATTCTTCAGCATACCCAGGTTCACACCAATAGGACCCGGTATAAAATAGGTGTAACTGTAACCGCCTGAACGACGATAAACCGGACAGGTGTTCATGCAGGCACCGCAGCGCATACACTTCAACGTCTGCCAGTGGTCCTTATCGGCGAGAATATCACTTCTGCCGTTATCCACTAATACCACATGCATCTCGGCACCCGGACGAGCCTGGCGGAAATGAGAAGTGAAGGCGGTGGTAGGCTGACCGGTTCCGCAGCGGCAAAGCAGACGCTGGAACACAGCCAATGACTTATAATCAGGAACCAGTTTCTCAATACCCATCGCTACGATATGGAGCTTAGGCATGGAAGTGGTCATATCCGCATTACCCTCGTTGGTGCAAACCACGCAATCGCCAGTGGCAGCCACACCGAAGTTACATCCGGTCATACCTGCTCCAGCTTCCATAAACTGGTCGCGAAGATGATGACGTGCACAGCGGGTCAGGTAAGTAGGATCGTAGTTGCCGATTTCCTTGGAGATACCCTTCTCCTCGAACATCTTACCTACCTCCTCACGCTTCAGGTGGATGGCAGGCATCACGATATGGCTAGGCTTCTGACCCAGAAGCTGGAGGATACGCTCACCCAGATCGGTCTCCACCACGTCAATACCGTGCTGCTCCAGATAAGGATTCATCTCGCACTCCTCGGTGAGCATCGACTTCGACTTCACCATCTTCTTCACGTTATGATCCTTCAGGATACCGAGCACAATCTCATTGAATTCCTGCGCATCCTTTGCCCAGTGAACCTTTACACCACGGCTCTCCAGATTCTTGGAAAACATATCGAGGTAATCGGCAAGATGGGTAATCGTGTGCATCTTGATTTCAGACGCATGCTCACGTAGGTCTTCCCACTCAGGAAGTTCCTGCGCCATTTTATCTCTCTTCTGACGAACAGACCAGAAGGTAGCGTCGTGCCAGGTGGTCTTCTCTACATTCTGCGTAAACTTCGCAGCTCTCTTGGAATGTTCTGTACTCATAGTCCTGCAGCTAATATTTGAACAACATGAATAAACTTGATCGGCATATTCTCTTTCTTGGCGATTCCCGCCATGTGCATCAGGCAGGAAGAATCCGGACCCGTTACATACTCAGCGCCTGTAGCCATGTGGCGCTTGATCTTGTCCTCGCCCATACGGGTAGAAACGGCAGGTTCCTCAATAGAGAACATACCGCCGAATCCGCAGCACTCATCCTTGCGCTCCGGTTCGTGGATGGTAATGCCTTCCACCATATTTAAAAGGTCGATAATCTTGTTGAACGGCTTGATGTGGCGCTCAGAAGGAGATGACAATCCCAGTTCGCGCACACCGTGACAACTGTTGTGTACACTCACCACATGCGGGAACTTTCCCGGCACATGATCCACCTTCAGCACATCGTGAAGGAACTCCACAACATCCATGATTTTATTTGAGGAAATACACTCGTGCTTACCCTCAAGGATTTTAGGATAATACACCTTTACGTAAGCGGCACATGAGGCAGAAGGAGCTACGATATAATCGTAATCCTTGAACAGCTCATCAAATGTCTCTATGACCTTCTCCGACTTGTCCTGAAAACCGGCATTAGCCATTGGCTGGCCGCAGCAAGTCTGTTTTTCGGGATAACCCACGTCTAGTCCGTAATGCTTAAGCAACTTGTATGTAGCCACACCCGCTTCAGGGTAAAGGGCATCCACATAACAAGGGACGAATAATCCGACTTTCATTGTTGTTATATTTATCTTGTTTGCTATTTTTTATTCTTTTTCTACATGACTAAAAGCCGTTGCAAAAGTAACAAAATAATTGCAAAAATACGACATTCTAGAGAAGAAATAATAATAATTGATGTTATTTAACTGTAAAGAATTGCTGAAAATTTGGAATAATCAATAAATAGCGTAACTTTGCATTCTGAAATAGAATCCGTCGTGGCGCCATCGACCACAACATTCCCCTGTTCACCAATGCCCGTCTGGCTTCCGCCTTCATCGAGGCATTCTGCACATTGAGCCAGGACCAGCTTCAGATTAAGAGCTGGCAGGAGTACGAGTAATCCGTGCCTTTTCTATATTATGCCACACCCTCCAAGCCTTATAGGGCTTTTATTTTATTCCCGGCAATGAGAAAAAGGAGGCGAAATGATGGCTATCTCATTATTTTATTGTACCTTTGCAAACAGAAATAAGAATAAAACATGATAGTTTGTATAGCAGAGAAACCGAGCGTGGCTAAGGATATCGCCCGAATCATCGGGGCTACCACGGCACGCGACGGTTATATGGAAGGTAATGGTTACCAAGTAACATGGACCTTCGGCCACCTTTGTGAGCTGAAGGAACCGGATGATTATACTCCGATGTGGAAACATTGGAGCCTTGCGGCGTTGCCGATGATTCCACAGCGATTCGGCATCAAGCTCATCAACGATGAAGGCATCAAGAAACAGTTTGCTACCATCGAGAAACTGATGCAGGCTGCCGACAGCATCATCAACTGCGGTGACGCCGGGCAGGAAGGAGAGCTTATCCAGAGATGGGTGATGCAGAAGGCACAGGCAAAATGCCCGGTCAAGAGACTGTGGATTTCATCCATGACCGATGAAGCCATCAAGCAGGGCTTCCAGGAACTGAAAGACCAGGGAGAATATCAGTCACTCTATCTTGCCGGACTTTCCCGTGCCATCGGCGACTGGATTCTCGGTATGAATGCCACCCGACTTTACACATTGAAATACGGTCAGAACCGACAGGTGCTCAGCATCGGCCGGGTGCAGACCCCTACCCTTGCCCTCATCGTGAACCGACAGAAGGAAATCGACAACTTCGTTTCCGAACCTTACTGGGTACTCGCCACCATCTACCGCGACACTCAGTTTACCGCCACCAGCGGCAAGTTTACCAGCAAGGAGGAAGGCGAGAAGGCTTTCAGCACCATCGCTGGCAAACCCTTCACGGTTACAGATGTAAGCAAGAAGAAGGGAAACGAGGCGCCACCTCATCTCTACGACCTCACCTCGCTGCAGGTGGATTGTAACAAGAAGTTTGCTTACTCTGCCGATATTACGCTGAAGCTCATCCAGAGTCTCTACGAGAAGAAGTACACCACTTATCCTCGTGTAGACACCCAGTTCCTGACCGACGATATCTATCCGAAATGTCCGCAGATTCTGAACGGAGTGAGTCAGGCAAAGATCATGAGTCAGCAGAAATACCTCCCGCTTATCCAGCAGCTCGCAACAATCAGCAAGAAATTGCCGAAGAGCAAGAAGGTTTTCGATAATAGCAAGGTAACCGACCACCACGCCATCATCCCAACCGGTGTTCCGCCAACCGGACTCACCGATATGGAGGCAAACGTGTATGATCTCATCGCCAAGCGTTTCATCAGCGTGTTCTATCCGGACTGTAAATTCTCCACCACCACCGTTTTGGGCGAAGTCATCAACGAAGACGGACCGAAACCGGAGAAGATAGAGTTCAAGGTGAGCGGTAAGGAGATTCTCGAACCAGGCTGGCGAGTAGTCTATGCCAAGGATGTAAAGAATGCTGATGACGATGATGCTTCAGATAACGCCAACGGAAATGCAGACTCAGGTAATGGTGCCAAGAAGGAAGTGGTAGAAGAAAGAACCCTCCCATCCTTCACAAAAGGCGAATCGGGAGAACATCAGCCTACCCTGACGGAGAAATGGACCACGCCACCTAAGTTTTATACCGAGGCAACCCTGCTGCGTGCGATGGAGACAGCCGGTAAATTCGTAGAAGACGAAGAGCTGCGTGCTGCATTGAAGGAGAACGGAATCGGCCGACCTTCCTCCCGTGCCAGCATCATCGAGACCCTCTTCAAACGCCACTACATCCGTCGCCAGCGCAAGAATCTGATGGCAACCCCGACAGGCATCGAACTCATTGACACCATCCATGAGGAACTGCTGAAGAGTTGCGAGCTGACCGGTATCTGGGAGAAGAAACTCCGCGACATCGAACACAAGACCTACGATCCTGCCGACTTCATCAACGGACTGAAAGAACAGATCAACAAGATTGTCCTCGATGTATTGTCAGACAACAGCAACCGGAGAGTGACCATCATGACAGAGGAAGACCTCAAGAAGAAACCAGCTGCCAAGAAACCGGCTGCCCGAAAGGCTCCAGCCAAGAAAGCCGATAAGGCTGCAGCACAGAATACAGATTCTCAGAATGCTCCTGCTCAGCCGGATCCAGCTGCCGACCCAATGGTTGGCAAACCATGTCCGCTCTGTGGCAAGGGCGTCATCATCAAGGGCAAGACCGCCTATGGCTGCAGCAACTGGAAGGCAGGCTGCCAATATCGTCAGCCATTCTCGCAGATGTAAATCAATATGAAACAAATAAGATTTTATCAAATCATAACAGCAATCAGCTGCCTCTTTCTGATAAGTTGCGGCATTGACCAGAACCTGAAGAAAGCAGACAAGCATCTTTCTTTAGGCGAATACTACGATGCGGCAACCCAATATAAAAAGGTGTACACCAAGACACCTGCAAAAGAGCGGGCTGCCCGGGGCAAGGTGGCTCTGAAGATGGCACGCTGCTATGATAAAATCAACAGTACGCCAAAGGCACTGGCAGCCTACAGCAATGCCATCCGATACAAGCAGGCAGACCTCAACGACCGCTTGGCTTACGCCCGGCTTCTCCTGAAGAACGGAAGTTACAGACAGGCTGCCAAGGAATTCGAATTCCTGCTCGATTCCATGCCCGACAACATGCTGGTAAAGAACGGACTCGAATCGGCACGAAAAGCCCCAGTCTGGAAGAAGGAAGGAAGCCGGTACAAGGTAAAGCGGATGGATGTTTTCAACTCCCGAAGAGACGACTATTCGCCGATGTTCCTCAGCGATGACAACAGTCAGCTCTATTTCACCTCAACCCGCAACGAAGCCCAGGGCAACGACCTGAACGGAGTGACGGGAACGAAATCTGCCGACATCTTCTTCTCTGAAAAGAACGACAAAGGCAAATGGAGCAAGCCGGAAGCCATCGGAACCGGTCTCAATACCGACTACGAAGAGGGCGCATGCTGCTTTACCCCAGACGGCAAGCAGATGTACCTCACCCAGTGTACCACCGATCCCACTTCGCCCCGCTTAGCCCAGATAGTAACCTCCAACCGCTCAGATGCAGCCTGGAGCAAGCCTACAAATCTGCAAATCAGCAAAGATACACTCAGTTGCTTTGCCCATCCAGCCATCTCTCCTGATGGCGAATGGCTCTATTTCGTATCAGACATGCCGGGCGGAAAGGGCGGTCTCGACATCTGGCGAGTGCGCATCACCCCTGCCGGACTGGGCGGCGTAGAGAATCTGGGCGAGCCTATCAACACCCCAGGCGATGAGATGTTCCCTACCTTCCGTCCTAACGGCGACTTCTACTTCAGCAGCAATGGTCATGTAGGAATGGGCGGACTCGACATCTATATCGCCAAAGTAAATTCCCTCACCCGGAAATATGAACTCACCCACCCCGGCTATCCGCTGAATACAGAAGCCGATGACTTCGGAATGACTTTCGAGGGGCTCCACAACCAGGGTTTCTTCTGCTCTAACAGAAAAGACGGAAGAGGCTACGATCATATCTACTCCTTCGAGAATCCGGAGATTGTTACCACGATGAAGGGATGGGTTTACGAGAAAGACGGTTATGAACTGCCTGCCGCCGAGGTGAGAATCGTAGGCAACGACGGAACAAACAGGAAACTATCCGTCAAGGGCGACGGTTCGTTTATCCTCCCTATCAATCCGCATGTCGACTACCTGGTGATGGCATCCTGCAAAGGCTACCTCAACCACAAGGAAGAACTTCGGGTTGATTCGGCTAAAGAGAGTAAGGAATACGTGCTCCAGTTCCCGCTGGCTTCCATCACAGCCCCTGTACTCATCGACAACATCTTCTACGATTTCGACAAGGCAACCCTTACCGAAGCCAGTACAACAGCCCTCGACCAGCTGGTAACGCTGCTGAAAGAGAACCCGCACGTTACCATCGAACTCAGCGCCCATTGCGACTACAAGGGAAACAGCGAATATAACAAACATCTGTCTCAGCGCCGCGCCCAATCGGTAGTAGATTATCTGATAAAACACGGCATAGAGAAAGAGCGCCTCACCCCTGTGGGCTACGGCAAGGAGAAGCCGAAGAATGTGCGCAAGAAACTTACCGAGAAGTATCCTTGGCTCAAAGAAGGCGATGTGCTCAGCGAAGAATTTATCCTGAAGCAGAGCAAGGAGCATCAGGAAATCTGCAACCAGCTGAACCGCCGAACCGAGTTCAAAGTGCTACGCACTACCTATAAATTGTTTTGACAGGAAGGGCATAAACTTAAACAGACCGAGATGAACTCTCGTTCACATCGGTCTGTTTAAGTTTATGCCCCCTACTTCTTTTACGTGTTTTTATCACAATTGGTGTATATGGATAGCAAGAAGTTAATCCTGACTATTAGGTTTTACCCTAAGCATAGCCACAGTGTTTGAAAATTCTGCTACAATATCTAAAATATTCGGATTATCTTTTCTAATAATTAAAGCAGCAAAGTTTTCAACACCATCCATATCTTCGATGCTGACAGGCATTAAGATAAACTTATCTTTCATTTGATAAGAAGAAAACCAATATTCAAACAGGCGGCTTCGCATAAGCTGTTTACCATCTCCATTCTCACAAATATACAAGAGAGCAGCTTCATTTATATTAAAGAAGTTCTCAATGATAAGCATCATGGTATCACGCATTTTCAGGTCTCGTGGAGAAGGTATTTTATTTACATTGATGATAGAAAAGACATATGATTCTGCATTTTCAATTATGTCATCATCATCAAAACCAATGGCAAGTACCACACCAAAATCACTTTTAAAGCGATAAGTTCGAGACTTTTCATGCCAATAAACCTCATAAGGAGCAGAAGCATTAATTATATCCAAAGAAAGTGGTTTCATTACCAAACATTTATATATTTAGGATATACTCCCGTGCGCTCCTTATATTCCTCACAAAGGCTCTTAGTGATTTCGGCTACACGAGCCTTTTTACGTTCTTTAGCTGCCAT from the Segatella copri genome contains:
- a CDS encoding DUF6169 family protein; the encoded protein is MKPLSLDIINASAPYEVYWHEKSRTYRFKSDFGVVLAIGFDDDDIIENAESYVFSIINVNKIPSPRDLKMRDTMMLIIENFFNINEAALLYICENGDGKQLMRSRLFEYWFSSYQMKDKFILMPVSIEDMDGVENFAALIIRKDNPNILDIVAEFSNTVAMLRVKPNSQD
- a CDS encoding DNA topoisomerase 3 encodes the protein MIVCIAEKPSVAKDIARIIGATTARDGYMEGNGYQVTWTFGHLCELKEPDDYTPMWKHWSLAALPMIPQRFGIKLINDEGIKKQFATIEKLMQAADSIINCGDAGQEGELIQRWVMQKAQAKCPVKRLWISSMTDEAIKQGFQELKDQGEYQSLYLAGLSRAIGDWILGMNATRLYTLKYGQNRQVLSIGRVQTPTLALIVNRQKEIDNFVSEPYWVLATIYRDTQFTATSGKFTSKEEGEKAFSTIAGKPFTVTDVSKKKGNEAPPHLYDLTSLQVDCNKKFAYSADITLKLIQSLYEKKYTTYPRVDTQFLTDDIYPKCPQILNGVSQAKIMSQQKYLPLIQQLATISKKLPKSKKVFDNSKVTDHHAIIPTGVPPTGLTDMEANVYDLIAKRFISVFYPDCKFSTTTVLGEVINEDGPKPEKIEFKVSGKEILEPGWRVVYAKDVKNADDDDASDNANGNADSGNGAKKEVVEERTLPSFTKGESGEHQPTLTEKWTTPPKFYTEATLLRAMETAGKFVEDEELRAALKENGIGRPSSRASIIETLFKRHYIRRQRKNLMATPTGIELIDTIHEELLKSCELTGIWEKKLRDIEHKTYDPADFINGLKEQINKIVLDVLSDNSNRRVTIMTEEDLKKKPAAKKPAARKAPAKKADKAAAQNTDSQNAPAQPDPAADPMVGKPCPLCGKGVIIKGKTAYGCSNWKAGCQYRQPFSQM
- a CDS encoding (Fe-S)-binding protein gives rise to the protein MKVGLFVPCYVDALYPEAGVATYKLLKHYGLDVGYPEKQTCCGQPMANAGFQDKSEKVIETFDELFKDYDYIVAPSASCAAYVKVYYPKILEGKHECISSNKIMDVVEFLHDVLKVDHVPGKFPHVVSVHNSCHGVRELGLSSPSERHIKPFNKIIDLLNMVEGITIHEPERKDECCGFGGMFSIEEPAVSTRMGEDKIKRHMATGAEYVTGPDSSCLMHMAGIAKKENMPIKFIHVVQILAAGL
- the porE gene encoding PorE family type IX secretion system protein; this translates as MKQIRFYQIITAISCLFLISCGIDQNLKKADKHLSLGEYYDAATQYKKVYTKTPAKERAARGKVALKMARCYDKINSTPKALAAYSNAIRYKQADLNDRLAYARLLLKNGSYRQAAKEFEFLLDSMPDNMLVKNGLESARKAPVWKKEGSRYKVKRMDVFNSRRDDYSPMFLSDDNSQLYFTSTRNEAQGNDLNGVTGTKSADIFFSEKNDKGKWSKPEAIGTGLNTDYEEGACCFTPDGKQMYLTQCTTDPTSPRLAQIVTSNRSDAAWSKPTNLQISKDTLSCFAHPAISPDGEWLYFVSDMPGGKGGLDIWRVRITPAGLGGVENLGEPINTPGDEMFPTFRPNGDFYFSSNGHVGMGGLDIYIAKVNSLTRKYELTHPGYPLNTEADDFGMTFEGLHNQGFFCSNRKDGRGYDHIYSFENPEIVTTMKGWVYEKDGYELPAAEVRIVGNDGTNRKLSVKGDGSFILPINPHVDYLVMASCKGYLNHKEELRVDSAKESKEYVLQFPLASITAPVLIDNIFYDFDKATLTEASTTALDQLVTLLKENPHVTIELSAHCDYKGNSEYNKHLSQRRAQSVVDYLIKHGIEKERLTPVGYGKEKPKNVRKKLTEKYPWLKEGDVLSEEFILKQSKEHQEICNQLNRRTEFKVLRTTYKLF
- a CDS encoding lactate utilization protein B, translating into MSTEHSKRAAKFTQNVEKTTWHDATFWSVRQKRDKMAQELPEWEDLREHASEIKMHTITHLADYLDMFSKNLESRGVKVHWAKDAQEFNEIVLGILKDHNVKKMVKSKSMLTEECEMNPYLEQHGIDVVETDLGERILQLLGQKPSHIVMPAIHLKREEVGKMFEEKGISKEIGNYDPTYLTRCARHHLRDQFMEAGAGMTGCNFGVAATGDCVVCTNEGNADMTTSMPKLHIVAMGIEKLVPDYKSLAVFQRLLCRCGTGQPTTAFTSHFRQARPGAEMHVVLVDNGRSDILADKDHWQTLKCMRCGACMNTCPVYRRSGGYSYTYFIPGPIGVNLGMLKNPQKYSDNVSACTLCLSCDNVCPSKVGPGSQIYVWRQSLEKLGKADPVKKAMSNGMEYLFDRPALYTTALKFAPLANLIPECCTHFSNWNAWGIGHAMPEFAKKSFHQLWKEGKVK
- a CDS encoding LutC/YkgG family protein, whose product is MKKEDFLNKLRKNTHVQFDMPAVDVKGIQYEDTLKQFIEMTESVGGHVIEAKEGESLDELVKKAYPEAKVFASHLPEITIAQKNPDTVAEANDLNGTDVGIVRGEVGVAENGCVWIPQTMKEKAVLFISEYLVIFLEKEKIVNNMHEAYARIEMDPKYNFGIFISGPSKTADIEQALVMGAQAARGVTVILL